The genomic window CCGCCGATCGAGCGGGTCGATGCGGCCGCCTTCGCGGGCCGCATGCTCGCCACCCAGTTGCATGCCGAACTATCCAGCGCCGGGCTGGCCTGTACCCGATTATCGATATTCGCGGAAACCGATGCGGGGGAGGAGCTTTCGCGGATCTGGCGGTGCGCGGAACCGCTGACTCCGGACGATACCGCGGACCGGGTGCGCTGGCAGCTTGACGGCTGGCTCACCCGGCGCGACCGGCCCACCGCGCCGATCACCCTGCTGCGGCTGGCGCCCGTCGAGGTGGTGGCGGCGGGTGCGTTGCAGCTCGGGCTGTGGGGCGGCGTCGGCGAGGAGGACGAGCGGGCCCGGCGCGCACTGATCCGGGTGCAGGGTCTGCTCGGCGGCGAAGCGGTGCGGATCGGCGTGCTCAGCGGCGGGCGCGGGCCCGCCGAGCGCATCACGATGGTCGCGCTTGGCGACGAACCGGTGCCCGCCGCCGACCCGGCCTTGCCGTGGCCGGGCAGACTGCCCGAGCCGGCTCCCGCCCTGCTCCTGCTGAACCGGCCGCCGGTGCGCTTGGAAGCCGCCGACGGCACCCCGATTCTGGTCACCGAACGCGCCCTGTTCAGTGCCGATCCATCCCGCTTGCACTGGGGCAGTAAGCAGTGGCGATTGACCGGATGGGCAGGCCCGTGGCCGGTGGACGAACGCTGGTGGGTGCCGGAGTCGACCGAAAAAGACGACACCGCAACCACTTTCACCGCCCGCGCGCAGGTCCAGCTGGACGGCGAGCCAGCCGACGTCCGGGTCCTACTGCTCGTCTACTACGACGAGACCTGGCGCGCCGAGGGACTTTACGACTGATCAGGCAGGCCGCGACCACACCGTCGCCATCGTGAAGGGCTGTCCGCGCAATTCCGCCCACTTCGGCTTGGCGTTGAGCCAGCTGTCGTCGATCAGCATCTCGGTGAGCTCGGCGAGTATCCAGCCCGCGTCCAGTGCCGCCGTCACATGCTCACTGAGCAGGTGCAGGTGCGTGCTGATCGCCACCGGCTCGCCCTCGGCCGGCGTGTAGTGCGTCGGCATCCCGGTCATCATCATGAATTGCGGGTGAAAGCTGACCAGAACGCACAGCGCGCCGGGCGCGGCCAGCCGCCACGCCTCGGCGTAGAACGGCGCCAACTCGGGCAGATGCTCATCGATCAGCGAAGCGATCACCAGGTCGTAGGCCCCGGCGGCCAGTCCGGTGTCGCGCACGTCCGCCTGGGTGAGTGTGCTGTGTGCCCCGCGCTCCTCGGCCCGCTTCAGCATCCCCGCGCTCACATCGACCCCGTCGATCCGGGAAACCCCCTGCGCACGCAGCCAAGCCCCGGTTCGCCCCGTCCCGCAGCCCAGGTCGGCGGCGCGCCGCACCCGCGACCAGGCCGGGCGTCGCAGCCGCGCCAGCAGTGCGAGATCCATCTCGTCCATGACGGTTTGCTCGTACGTCGGTGCCCATCCGTCGTATCCGGTGGCCACATCGACGGTGCGATAGTTGCGGCGGTCGTAGTCCGCGAATGATGGCATGCGCGGAGTATGTCGCGGCACAACAGGATTCGCCAGCCGATTTCCGTCGGCCACGGTTGCGCGGAGACCGGTGCGGTGGCGTGGTCCTTGCCGAATCGTGAGCTCGAGCAGTGTCGCGCGGACGCGGGGTGTGGTGCCCGGCTCACGTGATCCGCGTGACAACCAACCGGCCGGTGCGTGAGGGCCCCAGTATTCTCGGAGATCGTGGATCTCACAGTGACCCGAGTTGCGTTCGGTGACGTGCGGATCGCCTACCGGGATTCGGGGGCGCGCACGGGTACCGACGTGCCTGTGGTCCTGGTGCACGGCATGGGCGGGGACGGACACACCTGGGATCGGTTCGCGCGGACCCTGGTGCAGGCGGGGCGCCGGGTGATCATTCCCGATCTGCGTGGACACGGGCGCAGCTCGCATACCGATTCGTACCGGTTCGCCGAGTTCGGCGCTGACGTGCTGAAGCTGTGCGAACGGCTCGAACTGCCCGCGGTCGATCTGGTCGGCCACTCGCTGGGCGGCTACGCGGTCTCCTGCGTCGCGCAGGAGCGGCCGGAGCTGGTACGTCGCCTGGTCATCGAGGAATGTCCGCTGCCATTGCAGTCCGGCGCCGAAGAACTGCGGCTGACCCGCCGCTTCCCGACCGTGCCGGAACTCTGGCACGCCACCAGCAGCCTGGTCCGGCATCCGCGCGCGGTGCTCGCCTTCGACCGGTCCATGACCAGGACGGCGCTGGAACAGTTCCGCAAGCCGAACCCGGAGTGGTGGGACCGGCTCCCCGACATCACCGCACCGACGCTGGTGCTGCGCGGCGGCCCTGGCGGCATGGTCGACCTGGACAAGGTGGCGCTCATGCACGCCGCCATCCCCGACTGCACGGTCACCGCCTTCGCCTGCGGCCACAGCATCCACCGCGACCGCTACCGGCAGTTCGCCGCCGCCGTCCACCCATTCCTGGCGGCGGGCACCGCACCGGCCGTGCACGGGGACGCGGCGGTCGGCTCCGCGCCTTGCGCGTGACGGAATGGTGCGAGGTGCGGTCATGAGTGGGTTCGAGGGGATGTTGTGTTCCGCTGCGGCGACGGATATTCCGTTGCCGGGCACTGCCACCCATGTGACCGGCTGGTTGTGTGTCGAGCAGCCGGGGGCGTGGGGTCGTGATGTGATCGGCGACGAGGTGCTGGGGCCGGAGATCACGCCCGAGCTGGCGGCTCGGACCGCCGCCGCGCGGGTGCGCCCGACACTGATCCGCCGCCCGGGTCGCAACGAATTCACCGGCACCCGAACGGTTTTGATCGCCAGTTCGCGTCCAGAGGGCTCCTGGTGTGAGCGTTTCGAGATCACCGACCTGAAGCAGCTGCTCGATCTCGACCTGCATCTATTGAACGGCCCGCCGCCGGGAATCGGTGTGCCAGTGCATGATCCGCTGGTCCTGGTCTGCGCGCACGGTAAACGCGACCAGTGCTGCGCGCTGCTCGGCCGACCGATCGCCGCCGAACTCGCAACGAAATACCCTGGGCAAGTGTGGGAGTGCTCGCACACCGGCGGCCACCGTTTCGCGCCTGCCCTGGTGCTGCTGCCGTCCGGCCTCACCTACGGCAGACTCGACACCGCGGCCGCCGAAGAGATGGTCGAAGCCGCCCGCCGCGGCGAGGTCTCGATGACCGGCCTGCGCGGCCGCAGCTGCTACTCGCCGATCGAGCAAATCGCGGAACTAGCGGTACGCGAACACATTTCCGCCCCCACCGACGCTCTAACCGTCGCCCCCGACACCAACCCCACCGACCCGACCCTCGCAGGCGCCGCCATCGTCACCCACCGCGACGGCCGCCGCTGGCGCGTAACCGCCTGCCCCCTCGCCTACCCCGCCCGCCAGGCCAGCTGCAACGCCACCCCCAAACCCATAAAAGCCCTAACCCTCGATACCATCCACCCCCTACCCAGCTGACCGCCCGAGCGGGACAGCACGGAGCGCCCACGACCAACGCCGCCCCCGCGTCCCGTTCGCTGCCAGCGGCATACGCCGAGTGGGACATCACGGAGGGTCTACTCGGCCGATGGCGCAGCCGTGTCCCGTTGGGCGGTTTACCAATGGGTGCCGGGGACCCAGCGGGCGGCGCGGCGGAGGGCGGTGCCGGTGACGCGGCGGGCGGCTGAGCGGGGGCGGGGCTGGGGTTGGGCGATGAGTTCCGTGGGGTCTTCGGTGTTTTGCACCGGTTCGCCCTTGGCGGCGGGTGAGTCCGGTAGGGCGCGGTAGTAGCGGTGCAGGATGCGGTCGCGGAACTTGGGGGTGAGTAGGGCGCCGTATTCGGCGAAGGTGCCGAGGGGCACGTCGATGCGCTTGGGGCGTTCGGTCAGCGCGCGCACGATTGTCGCGGCCGCCCACTCGGGGGATTCGGACGGTCCCTGGGCGCCGCTCGGGGTGATCATCGGGGTGCGCACCAGCGGCATGTGGATGGTGGTGAAGGTGACGCCGTCGGCCATCGTCTCGACCGAGGCCACCTCGGCGAACTTGTCCAGCGCGGCCTTGCTGGCCAGATAGGCGGCGAAGCGCGGCGTCGCCACCTGCACGCCCGCGCTGCTGATATTGACGATGTGGCCGAACTTGCGCTCCCGCATCTGCGGCAACAGGGCGAGCGTCATCCGCAGCGCGCCGAAGTAATTGACCGCCATGGTGCGTTCGAAGTCGTGCAGCCGGTCGGTGGAGCGGTGGATGGCGCGGCGGATGGATCGGCCCGCGTTGTTCACCAGCATGTCGACGTGGCCGTGCTCGTCGAGAATGGTCTTCACGGCGTGGTCCACCGAGTCGGAATCGGTGACGTCACACTGGTATCCGTAGGCGATGCCGCCCCCGGCCCTGATCTCCTCGACCACGCTCGCGAGTTCGTCGGCGCGGCGCGCGAGCAGGAACACGGTGGCGCCCTTGCCGGCCACGGCGATCGCCGCCGCCTTGCCGATGCCGGAGGAGGCGCCGGTGATAAGGACATGCCGCCCGGCAATGTCGCGGTTGCGACGGCTGCGCCGGGTTTCGCGCGGGCCGGCGGCGTCAGCGGATGCGTCGGTCATCGCTGCTCCTTTGCAGGGTTCGGTTGGCATGAACTTACTCTGAAGTAAGTTTACTCGCCAAGTGGCACTGGTCACTTTCCGGGGCCGGGGTCGAGGTGGTGAACACGGGTCGAACAACCTCTCGAAATCGATCGAACATATGTGCGATACTCGGCGCATGGCGGACGATCGGATGGCGGACATCTTTGCCGCGGTGCGGCTCGGTGGCGGGGACCAAGCGGCGGCGCGACAGGCGCTGGAGAAGTTGTGGGACGAGATCGGTGAGGGCGGTGATCCCTTGCACCGCTGCGTGATTGCGCATCACCTCGCCGATCTGCAGGACGCCGCCGCCGACGCGCTGCTCTGGGATCGGCGGGCGCTCGCCGCGGTGTTCGGCCCCGGCATCCCGCTCGACGAAGGACTACGCAGCTTCCTCCCGTCGCTGTACCTCAACCTGGCCGACAGCCATCGCCGAGTCGGCGACTTCGAGGCCGCCCGCATGCAGCTCGCCATCGCCCGTGGCCACCTCGACGTGCTTGCCAACGACGCCTACGGCGCCCTCATCCGCACCCGGCTCGACCAGGTCGAAACGGCGCTCACCGAAGGCTCGACGCAACCCCTGCCGAGCAACTGAGCCCGAGGAGGTGATGGGCGATGGGATGGAGCAATGGGCCGCCTACCTGGGCGGAGCTGGAGCGGGTGCTGTCGGGGCGCCCCGGCCGGACCGATCCGGACGCGATGTACCCCGGCGACGGCGGCGACAGCCCGGCCTGGTCGCGCAAGCGCGGCGAGTACCTGGCCGAAACCGCGCCACCCGCCGACGGGCCGACGGTGCCGTACGCGGAGCTGCACGCGCACTCGGCCTACAGCTTCCTGGACGGCGCGAGCCAGCCGGAGGAGCTGGTGGAGGAGGCCGTGCGGCTGGGGCTGGAGGCGATCGCGCTCACCGATCACGACGGCTTCTACGGCACCGTGCGCTTCGCGGAAGCGGCCAGAGAATTGGGGATGCCGACGGTCTTCGGCGCCGAACTGTCGCTTGGTACTCAGCCTGCTGAAGGAGCTCCGGCTACCAGGAGGCGCTCGCGCCGTGCGGCCGGGCAGCGCACCGGTTCGGCAGCGATGGACGCTCTCGCTGCGGAAAGCCCCGAGAAACCGGAGTTCGCTGGGCAGCAAGGAGATTCGGCTGCCCAGCTGCGCAACGGTCACGCCGACGCGCCGGATTCCATGCCGCGCACCGGTTCGCCGGATCCGGCCGGACCGCACCTACTGATCCTGGCCCGCGGTCAGGAGGGTTACCGCCGACTGTCGCGGGAGATCGCGGCCGCGCACCTGGCCGCGGGGGAGAAGGGCATTCTCCGCTATGACCTCGATGCGCTCACCGCGGCGGCCGACGGGCAGTGGCAGATCCTCACCGGCTGTCGGAAGGGACACCTACGTCAAGCGCTCGAACACGACTTGCGTTCGGGCAGTAGCCGTCTCGTGCGGGCCGAGGCCGCGTTGCGCGACCTGACGGAGCGGTTCGGCGCCGACCGGGTGAGCGTGGAACTCACCCACCACGGCATCCCGGAGGACGACGAACGCAACGCCCACCTCATCGCCTTGGCCGATCGGCTCGGCCTGCCCGTACTCGCCACCACCGGAGCGCATTTCGCCGCGCCTGGCCAGCGTCGCCGCGCCATGGCGCTCGCGGCGATCAGGGCCAGGCAGAGTTTGGACGAGATCGCCGGTTGGCTGGCCCCCACCGGCGGCGCGCACCTGCGTTCCGGCGCGGAGATGGCGCGGCTGTTCGCGGATTGCCCGCAGGCGGTGGACAACGCGGTCGCGCTGGCCCGGGAATGTGCCTTCGATCTGAAGTTGATCGCGCCGAAGCTACCGCCGTTCGACGTGCCCGCCGGACACGACGAGAAGTCCTGGCTGCGCGAAATCGCCCTCGCCGGCGCCGCCGCCCGCTACGGGCCACCGGAGCGAAACCCGCAGGCGTACCAGCAGATCGAGCACGAGCTCGCGGTGATCGACGAACTGGAATTCCCCGGTTACTTCCTGGTGGTGCACGACATCGTCGCCTTCTGCCGAGACAACGACATCCTGTGCCAGGGCCGGGGTTCGGCGGCCAACTCGGCCGTCTGCTACGCGATCGGCATCACCAACGTCGACCCGGTCACCAACAACCTGCTGTTCGAACGCTTCCTCTCGCCCGCGCGCGACGGACCGCCCGATATCGACGTCGACATCGAATCCGATCGCCGCGAGGAGGCCATCCAGCACGTCTACACCAAGTACGGTCGCGCGTACGCCGCCCAGGTGGCCAATGTGATCACCTACCGTGGCAAGTCCGCGGTGCGCGATGCCGCACGCGCACTGGGCTTTTCGCCCGGTCAGCAGGACGCGTGGAGCAAACAGGTGAGCCGATGGACCGGTGTCGGCGCCGAGACCGGCACCGACATTCCCGCCGAGGTGCTGCAGCTGGCATCCGAAATCGAAGGCTTGCCAAGGCATCTCGGTATCCACTCCGGTGGCATGGTGATCTGTGACCGCCCCATCGCCGACGTCTGTCCGGTGGAATGGGCGCGGATGCCCGGCCGCAGCGTGCTGCAGTGGGACAAGGACGATTGCGCGG from Nocardia iowensis includes these protein-coding regions:
- a CDS encoding DNA polymerase Y family protein; the encoded protein is MARLPATQPVAVLFANRVIACSAIARADGVRRGLKRREAQGRCPDLFLAQADPDRDARLFEPVVAAVDATVPGVEVLRPGLLVLGARGAARFFGSEEEAAERLVDAAAAAGVEAQIGIADELSTAVIAARRGAIVPAGAGARFLAPMPVRELAVEPSLAAPERADLVDLLHRLGLRRIGDFAALSPAEVASRFGADAVLAHRCARAQPERPPAARQPPRDLTVQYRCDPPIERVDAAAFAGRMLATQLHAELSSAGLACTRLSIFAETDAGEELSRIWRCAEPLTPDDTADRVRWQLDGWLTRRDRPTAPITLLRLAPVEVVAAGALQLGLWGGVGEEDERARRALIRVQGLLGGEAVRIGVLSGGRGPAERITMVALGDEPVPAADPALPWPGRLPEPAPALLLLNRPPVRLEAADGTPILVTERALFSADPSRLHWGSKQWRLTGWAGPWPVDERWWVPESTEKDDTATTFTARAQVQLDGEPADVRVLLLVYYDETWRAEGLYD
- a CDS encoding class I SAM-dependent DNA methyltransferase; protein product: MPSFADYDRRNYRTVDVATGYDGWAPTYEQTVMDEMDLALLARLRRPAWSRVRRAADLGCGTGRTGAWLRAQGVSRIDGVDVSAGMLKRAEERGAHSTLTQADVRDTGLAAGAYDLVIASLIDEHLPELAPFYAEAWRLAAPGALCVLVSFHPQFMMMTGMPTHYTPAEGEPVAISTHLHLLSEHVTAALDAGWILAELTEMLIDDSWLNAKPKWAELRGQPFTMATVWSRPA
- a CDS encoding alpha/beta fold hydrolase; this translates as MDLTVTRVAFGDVRIAYRDSGARTGTDVPVVLVHGMGGDGHTWDRFARTLVQAGRRVIIPDLRGHGRSSHTDSYRFAEFGADVLKLCERLELPAVDLVGHSLGGYAVSCVAQERPELVRRLVIEECPLPLQSGAEELRLTRRFPTVPELWHATSSLVRHPRAVLAFDRSMTRTALEQFRKPNPEWWDRLPDITAPTLVLRGGPGGMVDLDKVALMHAAIPDCTVTAFACGHSIHRDRYRQFAAAVHPFLAAGTAPAVHGDAAVGSAPCA
- a CDS encoding sucrase ferredoxin; this encodes MSGFEGMLCSAAATDIPLPGTATHVTGWLCVEQPGAWGRDVIGDEVLGPEITPELAARTAAARVRPTLIRRPGRNEFTGTRTVLIASSRPEGSWCERFEITDLKQLLDLDLHLLNGPPPGIGVPVHDPLVLVCAHGKRDQCCALLGRPIAAELATKYPGQVWECSHTGGHRFAPALVLLPSGLTYGRLDTAAAEEMVEAARRGEVSMTGLRGRSCYSPIEQIAELAVREHISAPTDALTVAPDTNPTDPTLAGAAIVTHRDGRRWRVTACPLAYPARQASCNATPKPIKALTLDTIHPLPS
- a CDS encoding SDR family NAD(P)-dependent oxidoreductase yields the protein MTDASADAAGPRETRRSRRNRDIAGRHVLITGASSGIGKAAAIAVAGKGATVFLLARRADELASVVEEIRAGGGIAYGYQCDVTDSDSVDHAVKTILDEHGHVDMLVNNAGRSIRRAIHRSTDRLHDFERTMAVNYFGALRMTLALLPQMRERKFGHIVNISSAGVQVATPRFAAYLASKAALDKFAEVASVETMADGVTFTTIHMPLVRTPMITPSGAQGPSESPEWAAATIVRALTERPKRIDVPLGTFAEYGALLTPKFRDRILHRYYRALPDSPAAKGEPVQNTEDPTELIAQPQPRPRSAARRVTGTALRRAARWVPGTHW
- a CDS encoding error-prone DNA polymerase, with translation MGWSNGPPTWAELERVLSGRPGRTDPDAMYPGDGGDSPAWSRKRGEYLAETAPPADGPTVPYAELHAHSAYSFLDGASQPEELVEEAVRLGLEAIALTDHDGFYGTVRFAEAARELGMPTVFGAELSLGTQPAEGAPATRRRSRRAAGQRTGSAAMDALAAESPEKPEFAGQQGDSAAQLRNGHADAPDSMPRTGSPDPAGPHLLILARGQEGYRRLSREIAAAHLAAGEKGILRYDLDALTAAADGQWQILTGCRKGHLRQALEHDLRSGSSRLVRAEAALRDLTERFGADRVSVELTHHGIPEDDERNAHLIALADRLGLPVLATTGAHFAAPGQRRRAMALAAIRARQSLDEIAGWLAPTGGAHLRSGAEMARLFADCPQAVDNAVALARECAFDLKLIAPKLPPFDVPAGHDEKSWLREIALAGAAARYGPPERNPQAYQQIEHELAVIDELEFPGYFLVVHDIVAFCRDNDILCQGRGSAANSAVCYAIGITNVDPVTNNLLFERFLSPARDGPPDIDVDIESDRREEAIQHVYTKYGRAYAAQVANVITYRGKSAVRDAARALGFSPGQQDAWSKQVSRWTGVGAETGTDIPAEVLQLASEIEGLPRHLGIHSGGMVICDRPIADVCPVEWARMPGRSVLQWDKDDCAAIELVKFDLLGLGMLSALHYMIDLVREHTGEVVELHKLDLREAGVYEMLSRADSVGVFQVESRAQMATLPRLKPREFYDLVVEVALIRPGPIQGGSVHPYIRRRNKLEKWEYDHPALENALERTLGVPLFQEQLMQMAVDVAGFTAAEADQLRRAMGSKRSPERMERLKERLYQGMRDLHGITGEVADRIYEKLYAFANFGFPESHSQSFASIVFYSAWFKLHYPAAFCAGLLRAQPMGFYSPQSLVADARRHGVRVHGPDINASRAEPTLEHEGTEVRLGLASIRHIGTDLAEKIVAARDQGPYTSFLDLTGRVELTVAQAESLATAGALGSLGHSRREALWAAGAAAGERQDRLPGTGAATTAPVLPGMSDLELAAADVWATGVSPGSYPTQFLRPRLDALGVLPAAGLLAVPDGSRVLVGGAVTHRQRPATAAGVTFLNLEDETGMVNIVCSVGLWTRYRRLAQSAPALLIRGRVQNAEGAVSVVAEHLQRLDLRVDSKSRDFR